One window of the bacterium genome contains the following:
- a CDS encoding hydantoinase B/oxoprolinase family protein, translated as MTTNGRATNPVLLEVLRNRFQAIAEEMASLVLRAGHTVLVKETADFGAALVSPDGEVVAAPINTGIALMVGVPCDVAIRHSNELGVEDGDVFVSNDVWNTGGMATHLPDIYVWRPIFHDGQVVCYAWAFVHSSDVGGIVPGSIAPSSHEIYQEGLRIPVSKLFRRGALNRELLGVIMANCRIPDQNWGDIKAMVSGLSRAEQRIGTLIARYGIDAVRRGILDVLDYAEEQAREEIEKIPDGTYVFWDYLEGDSGGGRAIRLKVRMTVEGSSMTLDFSDTDPQTRQSYNLPSHSRRGHWQFVFSLIGYLRSVRKGITYNSGLARPIAITIPRGSVLNPEPGVAVGNRSATQIRLVDVLMGALAQARPETVPAAGAGQGSIFLLRVPDMETGQSKVSVIQPLCGGSGGRPNKDGIDGIEFSIGFLRNIPVESIEADMPVRIRRYALRPDSGGAGRTRGGAGLEIEMKLLAPEATVTSRAMDRYSFRPWGRLGGRPGACGYTVLNPGTPSETNIGKIDVLHLNYGDVLRIGTPGGAGYGDPLERDPDAVVQDIRKSVLTRPHAAREYGVVVNEDLTIDGTETRRRREALAAARGPARDFDFGPERERYEEIWSDAFVTELNRSLSPYPPRLRTLLRERLCRLVDEAVAGDGRPPARTELPALLERLLAQLGYRPESVVPTPAR; from the coding sequence ATGACGACCAACGGACGCGCGACGAATCCCGTCCTGCTGGAAGTGCTCCGGAACCGGTTTCAGGCGATCGCAGAAGAGATGGCTTCCCTCGTTCTCCGCGCCGGCCACACCGTGTTGGTGAAGGAGACCGCCGATTTCGGGGCGGCGTTGGTCTCGCCGGACGGCGAGGTCGTGGCGGCGCCGATCAACACGGGAATCGCGCTGATGGTCGGCGTCCCGTGCGACGTTGCGATCCGGCACTCCAACGAGCTCGGGGTCGAAGACGGCGACGTGTTCGTGTCCAACGACGTGTGGAACACCGGGGGCATGGCGACCCATCTTCCCGACATCTATGTGTGGAGACCGATCTTTCACGACGGGCAGGTCGTCTGCTACGCGTGGGCGTTCGTGCACTCTTCGGACGTCGGCGGGATCGTCCCGGGCAGCATTGCGCCGTCGAGCCACGAGATCTATCAAGAAGGGCTGCGCATCCCCGTCTCCAAGCTGTTTCGCCGCGGGGCGCTGAACCGGGAGTTGCTCGGCGTGATCATGGCGAACTGTCGCATCCCCGACCAGAATTGGGGCGACATCAAGGCCATGGTCTCGGGGCTCTCGCGCGCCGAGCAGCGCATCGGCACGCTGATCGCCCGCTACGGCATCGACGCCGTGCGTCGCGGCATTCTGGATGTGCTGGACTACGCGGAAGAGCAGGCGCGGGAAGAGATCGAGAAGATCCCGGACGGGACCTACGTGTTCTGGGACTATCTCGAAGGTGATTCCGGCGGGGGACGAGCGATTCGGCTCAAGGTGCGGATGACGGTCGAGGGCAGCAGCATGACGCTCGATTTCTCCGACACCGATCCGCAGACTCGGCAATCGTACAACCTGCCGTCGCATTCGCGACGCGGCCACTGGCAGTTTGTGTTCTCGTTGATCGGGTATCTGCGGTCGGTCCGCAAGGGCATCACGTACAACTCGGGCCTGGCGCGCCCGATTGCGATCACCATTCCACGCGGGAGCGTGTTGAACCCGGAACCCGGCGTCGCGGTCGGCAACCGGTCCGCCACGCAGATTCGTCTCGTCGACGTGCTGATGGGCGCGCTCGCGCAGGCCCGTCCGGAGACGGTGCCGGCCGCCGGCGCGGGGCAGGGGTCGATCTTTCTCCTGCGCGTGCCCGACATGGAAACCGGACAAAGCAAGGTCAGCGTCATCCAACCACTCTGCGGGGGGTCTGGCGGCCGGCCAAACAAGGACGGCATCGACGGGATCGAATTCTCGATCGGCTTCTTACGCAACATCCCCGTGGAGTCGATCGAGGCCGATATGCCGGTGCGCATCCGCCGGTATGCCCTGCGGCCCGACTCCGGAGGGGCGGGACGAACCCGCGGCGGCGCCGGCTTGGAGATTGAGATGAAGCTGCTGGCCCCGGAAGCCACCGTCACCTCGCGCGCGATGGACCGCTACTCGTTCCGACCGTGGGGTCGGCTCGGCGGTCGTCCCGGCGCCTGCGGCTACACCGTGCTGAACCCCGGCACCCCGTCGGAGACGAACATCGGGAAGATCGACGTGCTCCACCTGAACTACGGCGACGTGCTGCGCATCGGCACCCCCGGCGGCGCCGGGTACGGCGACCCGCTCGAGCGCGATCCCGACGCCGTGGTGCAGGATATCCGCAAGAGCGTGCTGACCCGACCTCACGCGGCTCGCGAGTACGGCGTCGTCGTAAACGAAGACCTCACGATCGACGGGACCGAGACGCGCCGGCGGCGTGAGGCACTGGCGGCCGCCCGCGGCCCGGCCCGCGACTTTGACTTTGGTCCGGAGCGCGAACGCTACGAGGAGATCTGGTCCGATGCGTTCGTGACCGAACTCAACCGTAGCCTTTCGCCGTATCCTCCGCGTCTCCGGACGTTGCTGCGGGAACGCCTGTGCCGGTTGGTGGATGAGGCGGTTGCGGGCGACGGACGGCCGCCTGCACGGACGGAGCTGCCGGCGCTCCTCGAGCGGCTGTTGGCTCAGCTGGGATACCGGCCCGAGTCGGTGGTTCCGACGCCGGCGAGGTGA
- a CDS encoding hydantoinase/oxoprolinase family protein, which yields MDAFRLGVDIGGTFTDFVLLNESTGAVSILKIPTTPRAPATAVTRGIKSLAAGVRIDPAAIRYFVHGTTLAVNTLIERSGSSAGLFVTTGLEDILEIRRLRLPDPQNFFTDPPTPLVPRSAVRGIDERLAPNGAVERPVDLDHAEAEAASLVASGCNALAICFLHAYANDRHEKEVKARIAARFPGLYVCASSEVWPQRREYERALLTVINAHVGERMREYFRALERDLRDLGVRAPILSTKSNGGVMTARTAGERSVETLFSGPASGVIGAHWIATHAGFPRVITFDMGGTSADVSIVTERPSYSTEAQAGDFPILMPSIDVKSVGAGGGSIAWIDRSGVLKVGPQSAGSEPGPACYARGGTEPTITDAYLVLGWLNPERFAGGGVALDRAAAASALARLGDRLGMGIEAVAWAIVEVATANMYAQFTPFLTSRGVDAEEYAVVAYGGAGPTHVCLLAQELGLPRVLIPQVPGALCAMGCLVADLRADFVRVFGARCQALEPDVLERQFRELEAEARMWLDREALPVTACRFERSADMRYVGQSFELTAPLPDRITSSLAPVLDAFYGVYQDVYGYVDHEAPVEIVDLRVQVVGVTPKPQPTARRSGGASDQEHRPPAKTRTIYWAGRHVEASVHERSALRSGDRLTGPAVIEQDDTTTVIPSGFAVRVDDQLNVIAEGRK from the coding sequence TTGGACGCATTTCGCCTGGGTGTGGACATCGGCGGCACGTTCACCGATTTCGTGCTGCTCAACGAGTCGACCGGCGCCGTGAGCATTCTGAAGATCCCCACCACCCCGCGTGCGCCCGCGACGGCGGTGACCCGCGGCATCAAGTCGCTCGCGGCCGGGGTGCGGATCGATCCGGCCGCGATCCGCTATTTCGTGCATGGGACGACGCTCGCGGTCAACACGCTCATCGAACGTTCCGGAAGCTCGGCCGGCCTGTTCGTGACGACGGGCCTCGAGGATATCCTGGAGATCCGCCGGTTGCGCCTGCCCGATCCGCAGAATTTCTTCACGGATCCTCCGACGCCGCTGGTGCCGCGCTCGGCCGTGCGCGGCATCGACGAACGCCTGGCGCCGAACGGCGCGGTCGAGCGGCCGGTGGATCTCGACCACGCCGAGGCGGAAGCGGCCTCGCTCGTCGCCTCGGGCTGTAACGCGCTCGCGATCTGCTTTCTCCACGCCTACGCGAACGATCGGCACGAGAAGGAGGTCAAGGCTCGCATCGCCGCGCGATTTCCTGGTCTGTATGTGTGCGCGTCGAGCGAGGTATGGCCGCAGCGCCGCGAGTACGAACGGGCCCTGCTCACCGTGATCAACGCACACGTCGGCGAACGGATGCGCGAATACTTTCGCGCGCTGGAACGCGATCTGCGCGATCTCGGGGTGCGCGCGCCGATCCTGTCCACGAAATCCAACGGCGGGGTGATGACCGCGCGCACCGCCGGCGAGCGGTCGGTCGAGACGCTGTTTTCCGGCCCGGCGTCCGGCGTGATCGGCGCACACTGGATCGCGACGCACGCGGGGTTTCCGCGGGTGATCACGTTCGACATGGGCGGCACCAGCGCGGACGTGTCGATTGTCACGGAGCGGCCGTCGTACTCGACCGAGGCGCAAGCGGGAGATTTTCCGATCTTGATGCCGTCAATCGACGTCAAGTCCGTAGGGGCGGGCGGCGGGTCGATCGCTTGGATCGACCGCAGCGGAGTGTTGAAGGTTGGGCCCCAGAGCGCGGGGTCCGAACCGGGCCCGGCCTGCTACGCTCGCGGCGGCACCGAACCCACGATCACCGACGCGTATCTCGTGTTGGGGTGGTTGAACCCCGAGCGGTTCGCAGGCGGCGGTGTCGCGCTCGACCGGGCCGCAGCGGCGAGCGCGTTGGCGCGCCTTGGGGATCGCCTGGGGATGGGCATCGAAGCGGTCGCGTGGGCGATCGTGGAGGTGGCCACCGCGAACATGTACGCGCAGTTCACGCCGTTTCTGACCAGTCGCGGCGTGGACGCCGAGGAGTATGCCGTCGTGGCCTACGGCGGCGCCGGCCCGACGCACGTCTGCCTGCTCGCGCAGGAGCTTGGCCTGCCTCGCGTGCTCATCCCCCAGGTCCCCGGCGCGCTCTGCGCGATGGGGTGCCTGGTCGCCGATCTTCGAGCGGACTTTGTGCGCGTGTTCGGCGCGCGGTGTCAGGCACTCGAGCCGGACGTCCTGGAACGTCAGTTCCGTGAGCTCGAAGCGGAGGCACGCATGTGGCTGGATCGAGAGGCGCTGCCCGTCACGGCGTGCCGCTTCGAGCGTTCCGCGGACATGCGCTACGTCGGCCAGTCGTTCGAGCTGACGGCGCCGTTGCCCGACCGCATTACAAGTTCGCTGGCGCCGGTGCTCGATGCGTTCTACGGCGTCTACCAAGACGTCTACGGGTACGTCGACCATGAGGCGCCGGTCGAGATCGTCGACCTGCGCGTCCAGGTCGTCGGCGTCACCCCGAAGCCTCAGCCGACCGCGCGCCGCAGCGGCGGCGCGTCCGATCAGGAGCACCGGCCCCCGGCCAAGACGCGCACCATCTACTGGGCGGGCCGCCATGTGGAGGCGAGCGTGCATGAGCGCTCGGCCCTGCGGTCCGGGGATCGCTTGACGGGGCCCGCGGTGATCGAGCAGGATGACACGACGACCGTGATCCCGTCCGGGTTTGCGGTGCGCGTCGACGACCAGCTCAACGTGATCGCGGAGGGACGCAAATGA
- the pgi gene encoding glucose-6-phosphate isomerase → MTTTARTLADAWSALAAHHAKISSVHLREWFAADPNRSDRMSVEAVGLFVDHSKHRVTDDTLVLLRALAEASGLRARIDAMFRGEKVNTTEHRAVLHVALRAPRSQAIVVDGQDVVPEVHAVLDRMADFSDRIRSGVWRGHTGNPIRNIVNIGIGGSDLGPVMAYEALRWYSRRDMTFRFVSNIDGTDFVEATRDLDPAETLFIVSSKTFTTLETLTNAKAARAWTLHALGDEQAIARHFVAVSTNAKDVAAFGIDTANMFGFWDWVGGRYSMDSAIGLSTMIAVGPEQFRAMLAGFHAMDEHFRTAPFERNLPVLMGLLAVWYNNFFGTQTVAVLPYDQYLHRFPAYLQQLTMESNGKSVALDGSRVTYQTGSIYWGEPGTNGQHSFYQLLHQGTKLVPCDFIAFARPLNPLGTHHDLLMANVLAQAEALAFGKTADEVAREGTPAALVPHRVCEGNRPSTVILADRLDPETLGKLVALYEHSVFTQGAIWRIDSFDQWGVELGKVLATRIIAELGASGDAALSHDGSTNALIRRYRRMRQSAG, encoded by the coding sequence ATGACCACCACGGCTCGGACGCTCGCCGACGCGTGGAGTGCGCTTGCGGCCCACCACGCGAAGATTTCCTCTGTGCACCTTCGCGAGTGGTTCGCCGCGGACCCGAACCGCAGCGACCGGATGAGCGTCGAGGCGGTTGGGCTGTTTGTCGACCATTCCAAGCATCGGGTGACGGACGACACCCTCGTATTGCTGCGCGCCCTCGCGGAGGCGTCCGGACTCCGTGCGCGCATCGATGCGATGTTCCGAGGAGAGAAGGTCAACACGACCGAGCACCGAGCCGTCTTGCACGTGGCCCTGCGCGCGCCGCGCAGCCAGGCGATCGTCGTGGACGGGCAGGACGTCGTGCCGGAGGTGCACGCGGTGCTCGACCGGATGGCGGACTTCTCGGATCGGATTCGCAGCGGCGTCTGGCGCGGACACACCGGGAATCCGATCCGCAACATCGTGAACATCGGCATCGGCGGTTCAGACCTCGGCCCCGTGATGGCGTACGAGGCGCTGCGGTGGTACAGTCGCCGCGACATGACGTTTCGGTTCGTGTCCAACATCGACGGCACCGACTTCGTCGAGGCCACGCGCGATCTCGATCCCGCCGAGACCCTGTTCATCGTCTCCTCGAAGACCTTCACTACGCTCGAGACCCTCACGAACGCGAAGGCCGCGCGCGCGTGGACGCTGCACGCCCTCGGCGATGAGCAGGCGATCGCGCGGCACTTCGTGGCCGTGTCGACGAACGCGAAGGACGTCGCCGCGTTCGGCATCGACACGGCCAACATGTTCGGCTTCTGGGACTGGGTGGGTGGCCGGTACTCGATGGACTCGGCGATCGGCCTGTCGACGATGATCGCCGTCGGCCCGGAGCAGTTTCGCGCGATGCTCGCCGGGTTCCACGCGATGGACGAGCATTTCCGCACGGCGCCGTTCGAGCGCAACCTGCCGGTGCTGATGGGGCTCCTCGCCGTCTGGTACAACAATTTCTTCGGCACCCAGACCGTGGCCGTGCTGCCGTACGATCAGTACCTGCACCGCTTCCCGGCCTACCTGCAGCAGTTGACGATGGAGAGCAACGGCAAGTCGGTCGCCCTCGATGGGTCGCGGGTCACGTACCAGACCGGGTCGATCTACTGGGGCGAGCCCGGCACCAACGGCCAGCACTCGTTTTACCAGCTGCTCCACCAGGGGACGAAGCTCGTGCCGTGCGATTTCATCGCGTTCGCGCGCCCGCTCAACCCGCTCGGCACCCACCACGATCTCTTGATGGCGAACGTGCTTGCCCAGGCAGAGGCGCTGGCGTTCGGCAAGACGGCCGACGAGGTCGCGCGGGAGGGAACCCCGGCCGCGCTGGTGCCGCACCGGGTCTGCGAAGGGAACCGGCCGTCCACGGTCATTCTCGCCGACCGGCTTGACCCTGAGACGCTCGGCAAGCTGGTGGCCCTCTACGAACACAGCGTGTTCACGCAGGGTGCGATCTGGCGGATCGACTCGTTCGATCAGTGGGGCGTCGAGTTGGGCAAGGTGCTCGCAACGCGGATCATCGCGGAGCTCGGCGCGTCCGGCGATGCCGCCCTCTCCCACGACGGTTCGACGAACGCCCTGATCCGGCGCTACCGACGGATGCGGCAGAGCGCCGGTTAG
- a CDS encoding acetamidase/formamidase family protein, whose product MPVTRYLPEDSVRFTWDVSHPPAMTIDSGDVVVVHTRDVSDNQITPESTTADLPGLDWQRVYPLAGPIAMAGARPGDTLAVEVLDIHTQGWGWTAILPGLGLLADDFKTPYLRIFDLSDADTAYLRDDIAIPIEPFFGTMGVCPAGASNQAVMPPGTFGGNMDTRQLVRGSTLYLPVQVEGALFGCGDAHGAQGDGEVCVTGIEAPMYAALRFTLLKGRKIPAPQFATPGPLTPRVGHKGWYGTTGVGPDLYRAAQDAVRAMVAHLSGTYRLSGEDAYLLSSLCVDLKISEIVDAGQYIVSALLPLAVFRT is encoded by the coding sequence ATGCCGGTGACGCGGTACCTGCCCGAAGACAGCGTGCGGTTCACCTGGGATGTTAGCCATCCGCCCGCGATGACGATCGACAGCGGCGACGTCGTGGTCGTACACACGCGCGACGTGAGCGACAATCAGATCACGCCGGAGTCCACGACCGCCGATCTGCCCGGTCTCGACTGGCAGCGTGTCTACCCGCTCGCCGGACCGATCGCCATGGCCGGCGCGCGGCCGGGCGACACGCTTGCGGTGGAGGTCCTGGATATTCACACCCAGGGATGGGGCTGGACCGCGATTCTACCCGGGCTCGGTCTCTTGGCCGACGACTTCAAGACGCCGTACCTCAGAATCTTCGATCTCAGCGACGCCGACACCGCGTACCTGCGCGATGACATCGCGATTCCGATCGAGCCGTTCTTCGGGACGATGGGTGTCTGCCCAGCCGGGGCCTCGAACCAAGCCGTGATGCCGCCCGGCACGTTCGGCGGTAACATGGATACCCGACAGCTGGTCCGCGGCTCGACGCTCTACCTTCCGGTGCAGGTCGAGGGGGCGCTATTTGGGTGCGGGGATGCGCACGGCGCTCAAGGCGATGGCGAGGTCTGCGTGACGGGGATCGAGGCGCCGATGTACGCCGCGCTGCGCTTCACCCTGCTCAAGGGTCGAAAGATCCCGGCGCCGCAGTTTGCCACCCCCGGGCCGCTCACGCCCCGCGTCGGCCACAAGGGATGGTACGGGACGACCGGGGTGGGGCCGGACCTCTACAGGGCGGCGCAGGATGCGGTGCGGGCGATGGTCGCCCACCTGTCCGGGACCTACCGCCTGTCCGGAGAGGACGCTTACCTCTTGTCCAGCCTGTGCGTGGACCTCAAGATCTCGGAGATTGTGGACGCCGGCCAGTACATCGTAAGCGCGCTGTTGCCGCTCGCGGTGTTTCGGACCTAG
- a CDS encoding aspartate dehydrogenase produces MRVGIVGFGAVGQQIAAAMDRGVPGAALAAITSRDLDAARRHAERLLRRPPPVVTLADAVARSDLVVEAAPAAAFPEIARATLAAGKELLVLTVGALLDAHDAYVALARRHGGVIRVASGAIGGLDAIAAAAVGAVESVTMTTRKPPQGLAGAPYLAAHGIDLTDLSGPRVVFEGSAREAWQGFPANVNVSAAVSLAGIGPDRTRLRIVADPALDRNIHDVEVTGEFGRFAVHIENRPSANPRSGVLTALSVIATIRRLTGPLRVGG; encoded by the coding sequence ATGCGGGTCGGCATCGTGGGCTTCGGCGCGGTCGGACAGCAGATCGCGGCCGCGATGGATCGGGGCGTGCCGGGCGCGGCGCTCGCGGCGATCACGAGCCGGGACCTCGACGCCGCCCGGCGACACGCCGAACGGCTGCTGCGCCGGCCCCCGCCCGTCGTCACGCTGGCGGACGCGGTGGCGCGGTCGGATCTTGTCGTCGAGGCGGCGCCGGCCGCGGCATTCCCAGAGATCGCGCGCGCCACCCTCGCCGCCGGCAAGGAGCTGCTCGTGCTCACGGTGGGCGCGCTGCTCGACGCACACGACGCGTACGTCGCGTTGGCGCGGCGTCACGGCGGCGTGATCCGCGTGGCGTCCGGGGCGATCGGCGGGCTCGATGCGATCGCCGCGGCGGCAGTCGGTGCCGTCGAGTCGGTAACGATGACTACTCGCAAGCCCCCTCAAGGGCTCGCCGGCGCACCGTATCTTGCGGCGCACGGTATCGATCTGACGGATCTAAGTGGTCCCCGCGTCGTGTTCGAGGGCAGCGCCCGAGAAGCGTGGCAAGGCTTCCCCGCCAACGTCAATGTGTCCGCGGCGGTGAGCCTCGCGGGAATCGGGCCCGACCGGACCCGTCTGCGCATTGTCGCCGATCCCGCCCTCGACCGGAACATCCACGATGTGGAGGTCACGGGCGAGTTCGGTCGGTTCGCGGTGCACATCGAAAACCGTCCCTCCGCGAATCCGCGGAGCGGTGTGCTGACCGCGCTGTCCGTGATCGCAACGATTCGGCGACTCACGGGCCCATTGCGCGTGGGTGGGTAG